The sequence CGGGAAGGGTTATGAATAACTGAGTGACCTATGTGATGTATGCTCATACCTGCACCGCTGGCTGTATGAATCTGATCCTTCCCATGATATTTCTCACGGAGAGTTACCTTCTCCAGCTCGCCGTGAGGTGGTTGGTGGCACCACTATCGAGATACCAGTTGGTATCCACACCATAGGAGCCATCAGCAGCCGCCGCCACCTTGTCATCTTCTTCAGACGTCGCCTCGTCCTCATCAAACCGGTACCAACAGTCTTTAGCTGTGTGGCCAGGTTTCCCACAGATTTGACAGCGCACGGCGTCGGGACGAGACCGGCCAGATCCGCTTCGCCGCCCCCTGTTGCTGGTGGAGTTGGGACGGCCAGAGTGTGAACCAGGGCCGGTGGAGTTGCTGGGGCCGCCTTGCTTGCCCTCGGGACGAGGAGGACCGCGGTGGCGAGCTGAGTATCCACCACGCCCGCGGGTGGCCGCATTCGCAGATGACTTGAAGCCGCCGCCGGAGTTCTGGAAGTGAGCCACGCGCTGATCGAAGTTACTGAGCATGGCGAAGAGCTCGTCGAGGGTGACGGGCGTGACGCGGGCGTCGAGAGCTGAGGCCAGGGGCTGGTAGTCCATGTCCAGCCCGTGCAGGATATAGGAGATGAGCTCGTCGTCCTGGATGGGTTTGCCCACCGCGGCGAGTTCATCGGCAAGCCCACGCATGAAGGCGAAGTAGGCAGCGACGGACTGGTTGCCCTTTTGAGCGTCGATGAGGGCGGTGCGAATGTTGTTGACGCGGCTCAAGGATTGCGAAGAGAACATGCCCGCCAGCGCCGACCAGAGGCCGTGCGCGGTGGTGATCGCGGTCACCGTGATCAGCACCTCCTTGGAGAGGTTGCTGAGGAGATAGCCGAGCACCTGCTGGTCCTCCCTGACCCAGAtggggtggagagggttgggctcgGAGGTTTCCTTCCCATCCTTGTCCTTGGTGACAAGACGAGGCGCTGGTTCGGGCATGGTGCCATCGGCATAGCCGAAGAGACCTGCCCCTCTCAGCTGGGGCGTGATCTGAGTACGCCAGAGCACATAGTTCGTGCGAGAGAGTTTCTTCGGAACCTGGCCATTGAGGTTTGCGTGGAAGGTGGCGGAGGAAGACATGGAGGCTAGCGCTACTGGATTTCTGGAACCCTAGATGAGATTGGAAgaggaggctctgattaccatgtgcgacTAGGCGGAAGCGTCTTACCTCGATGTGAGGGACGCGTTACGTGTTATATGGAGCAGGGGCGCAACTCCCTGACAGGCGCATACATACGGTAGTTTAGATCTTCTAGGAAGATTACATCTTGGGGAGGAAGAGATAAGAGAGAGGTTACAATATGAGATATAAGATAAACATTCAAACAATCTactctatctatctctatcatggGCCGGTGTGTGGCTCAATGACCGTGACATGTTTACATGTTTGACAGACCCTGCATGGAAATTGCCAGGCTTCGTATCGACACGTCACAATCTGTTTGTACCACACACCACCCTTCCGAACCCGCCAAAAAAATCACCCAGCTTCTTCTATCCTGATAGTACAGTAAAACTGGGTGAGGATGAATCATGTTGGAAATTGGAACAGTTTTCCCTCCAGAAATGGACAGGGCAATAAAACCGCGTCAATAAACTCTCCATGTGCAGCACTGCGAAGCGTCAGTCTCGGCCGGGGTTCTTCTTACTTCTATCTTGCCAAGGTAACATGGTTAATTCGCTGCCCTAATCAGGAGGACCCAGGATGAAGGGAAATGCTTTCTGCTGTCCAAAATCCAAATCCTAGACATGCCAACTGGCGACAAGCAAGACAAGTTATCTATCCACCAATTAAAATGGATGGCAATACAGTCATTAGAGCCACAAATCGCTCATGTTTAGATACAGAGTTTAACAGCTGACATCAGTGCCCAGCTAGCCCCTCAAACAGAGACATGTTTGATGCTACAAAAGATTGGCCTGCGTTATGTGTGTGTGTCTTATCCTTCTTGTCAGAAAGCCATTAGCCAAGCAGCGATCTGCCCAATGGCGGCGACGATTGCTACTACACTTGTCCTGTGACCAAGTCTTGTTTGTAACGGCCGACCGAGCAAAACAAGAAGAAGCTATGACCGAGTCTTGGGGCTGTGCCTCGTCGGCCTGGTGTGGAACCTTGGCTCCCTGGGAACTGTCTGGGGCTTCACTGACCTGCATTTCCATCCAAGAACAAAACGTTCATTTAGCTGATGACAATAGGTTGAAATGATCAACCAACCAGCCACAGTTCATGTCTCATCACACAAATAGAGCATGATCATCAGATGGCAAAATGTTTTTGCTACCTTTTGGGCATGAATGGCCTCGAGAAATCCGGCATTGGGTGCGCCCTCGGCACCTGCTCTTTCCTCAGCAGTTTGATCTCAATCTCTTCATCCAGCTGCAAAACACAAAAGAAATGCATGCCACATGCCACATGTCGGTTAATTCTTGCATCTGGATCAATGCCATGGGACAACAACTCTTGATTCAATTGTAGCTACCTTctgctgcctctccttctccaGCTCCAGCCTCTCCAGGAAGATGTTGCGCTCCGCGATCTGCAGGAGCGAAGAACAGCCATTACGTTTGCATAGACTCTTTTTTGACTTTGTGAGCCAAAACTCTGTTACCATGCAATGTAGTGTGCTACTGCTTACCTGATGATCAAACTTGGAGCGACCGACAGCACGAACTGCGCTATGAAGCACGACATCGAACGGTTCAGTGGGCTCTTTCGTCGGCGGTTTCGCCAGATTCTACACCCAAAAATGAGGAATTATTTCAAGTAAGGTTGCACTTGAACATGTTTTGCGGGTTTCAGTGACAAGAAAAACATGGTCTTATACTGAACTATACTGAAGAACTAATTTTTTCAGTTAACCTTCACGTGAGATATCATGCTCATTGCTCTAGCAAAATACAGTAAAGAGTAAAGAATTAACCAAGAACCTCAGTGTGATCGTGGTTCGTTGGCGTACCTCCGGTTCTTCGGTGGTCCATGGGAGAGCTTGCGCGAGCGGGTTGCGCAGCCTCTCCTCCTCCAGCAGCATCTCCCTCATCATCTGAACAAAGTTGCCTTCCTTCACCCTTCCCCTTTGCTGAAAAACAACAACAGAAATGCAGTTTCTTCAGTCACCAATCATGTGCAATTTTTGAACCAACTGTCCAAGAACAAAAATGTGTAGATACCTCGGTCCTAAGATTGAACGGATGAGGCCTCGTCGCCTTCCTACACGAGCTCCTCTCCGACGAGCCAGCGCTCTGCGATCCGGGGACGAAGAACGTAAACACAAAATTCACCGAAGATTCATCTTAAAACTCAGCCAAATTGGACAATTCTGAATACCAAACTCACGTTGCATCTCCTGACCTGATGCTCGTCTCGCGCACCGCTGCTGCTCCTGCTGGATTTATCGCGAGAAGATTTACATCAGTACGTTATGTGGGCAGAGAGAATCAGGAACGGCAATGGATGGATCAGAGCATTGATCGATTGATGAACCTGTTGCGGCGGGGGAGGCCGATGATGCAGTAGGAGAGGTCGGACGACGACGCGACGGAGGGGTACGACGCCATGTCGATCTCCTCGGCCTTCCGCGGCGACGACGGCACCGAGGccgactccttcttcctcctcctcgtccccgcgCCGCCTCCGCTCTGCGCCTCGCGGTCGCCGCGGGACAGGGACAGGAGCCTCTCGAACGTGTCCACCAGGTACCTGACGCGGCCCTCGCCGTGCTCCGGGATGCCGGCCATGGCCTCCTCGAGGGTCGCGCTCCACGCCGCGCTCCTCCGCgaggccgcctccccgcgccgccgtccttgcccctgctcctcctccgccgcgacGTCGCAGGGAGACGAGAGCCTCGCCCTGACCTTCTTCTGGCAGAGCTCGTCGGAGAAGTCCCACAGCGGCGCGCGCGGCGCCTCgtacggcgccgccgccgccggcggcgcggGAGTCGAGCTATTCCTAGAAGACGACGGTTCCAGCTTCTTCCTTCTCGGCGTCCTCGATGACGACGGCCTCTTGGAACCAGGCGTCGAGCAGGACCGCCTGTTCTTGATCACCGCCTTGGTGCCGACGACGAAGGCgggcttcaccgccgccgccgccgccgccgcctcgccggagaacTTGTTGAACCGGCGGAGGCACTCCTTGAACGACATCCCGTCGAGGGGCTCGACGTTCTCCGAGCCCTCCGTCCTCGGCAGCACCCGCCTCCTGGCCGCCGACAGCGACGCGACCGCCGCGAACGGCCGCCGCGCCCTgggcctcctccccgccgccggcgtGGCCATCGCACGTCTCCGACCCCAAGCAGCAACAACCACGACGATCGACGCGGACGGCGGTTGATGGCGGAGCAGCAATGAATTCGATTCGCGATTGCGGGGCACGGAACGGAACGAGGCGGAGATTTATAGGGGAGGAGGCGATTCGAAGAGGAACAGGTGTCATCGTAACGTTGGTGGCGTGCGCCAGCCTAGGGGGCAACGGCTAGTGGCGG comes from Triticum aestivum cultivar Chinese Spring chromosome 5B, IWGSC CS RefSeq v2.1, whole genome shotgun sequence and encodes:
- the LOC123115784 gene encoding uncharacterized protein isoform X2 — translated: MATPAAGRRPRARRPFAAVASLSAARRRVLPRTEGSENVEPLDGMSFKECLRRFNKFSGEAAAAAAAVKPAFVVGTKAVIKNRRSCSTPGSKRPSSSRTPRRKKLEPSSSRNSSTPAPPAAAAPYEAPRAPLWDFSDELCQKKVRARLSSPCDVAAEEEQGQGRRRGEAASRRSAAWSATLEEAMAGIPEHGEGRVRYLVDTFERLLSLSRGDREAQSGGGAGTRRRKKESASVPSSPRKAEEIDMASYPSVASSSDLSYCIIGLPRRNRSSSGARDEHQVRRCNSAGSSERSSCRKATRPHPFNLRTEQRGRVKEGNFVQMMREMLLEEERLRNPLAQALPWTTEEPENLAKPPTKEPTEPFDVVLHSAVRAVGRSKFDHQIAERNIFLERLELEKERQQKLDEEIEIKLLRKEQVPRAHPMPDFSRPFMPKRSVKPQTVPREPRFHTRPTRHSPKTRS
- the LOC123115784 gene encoding uncharacterized protein isoform X1; the encoded protein is MATPAAGRRPRARRPFAAVASLSAARRRVLPRTEGSENVEPLDGMSFKECLRRFNKFSGEAAAAAAAVKPAFVVGTKAVIKNRRSCSTPGSKRPSSSRTPRRKKLEPSSSRNSSTPAPPAAAAPYEAPRAPLWDFSDELCQKKVRARLSSPCDVAAEEEQGQGRRRGEAASRRSAAWSATLEEAMAGIPEHGEGRVRYLVDTFERLLSLSRGDREAQSGGGAGTRRRKKESASVPSSPRKAEEIDMASYPSVASSSDLSYCIIGLPRRNSRSSSGARDEHQVRRCNSAGSSERSSCRKATRPHPFNLRTEQRGRVKEGNFVQMMREMLLEEERLRNPLAQALPWTTEEPENLAKPPTKEPTEPFDVVLHSAVRAVGRSKFDHQIAERNIFLERLELEKERQQKLDEEIEIKLLRKEQVPRAHPMPDFSRPFMPKRSVKPQTVPREPRFHTRPTRHSPKTRS